In Mustelus asterias chromosome 17, sMusAst1.hap1.1, whole genome shotgun sequence, the following are encoded in one genomic region:
- the hemk2 gene encoding methyltransferase N6AMT1 isoform X2, which yields MFSTPISSHVGRGEFTDVYDPAEDTFLLMDALERDVNEIKKLCCTDINPLAAACSVESARSNGVNLQPIITDLVTGLLPRLQNQVDVLIFNPPYVVTPSEEVGSHGIEASWAGGERGREVMDRLFPQISALLSSQGLFYLVAVQDNNPEEIIQSLKSSSLKGTVLISRQAGREHLSVLKFWKA from the exons ATGTTTTCGACACCTATCAGTTCCCACGTTGGCCGTGGAGAATTCACTGATGTGTACGATCCAGCAGAGGACACCTTCCTATTAATGGATGCCTTAGAAAGGGATGTGAATGAGATAAAGAAACTCTG CTGTACAGATATTAATCCTTTGGCTGCTGCTTGCTCAGTGGAAAGTGCAAGATCTAATGGAGTGAACCTCCAGCCAATCATTACTGACCTG GTCACAGGATTATTGCCACGATTACAAAACCAAGTTGATGTGTTAATATTTAACCCACCCTATGTGGTGACTCCCTCAGAAGAA GTAGGCAGCCATGGCATAGAGGCATCTTGGGCTGGTGGTGAAAGAGGTCGGGAAGTCATGGATCGGCTATTTCCTCAGATCTCAGCCCTCTTGTCCAGTCAGGGATTATTTTATCTGGTTGCAGTTCAAGACAATAACCCAG AGGAGATAATACAGTCACTGAAGAGCTCTAGTTTAAAAGGGACTGTGCTTATTTCGAGGCAAGCGGGGAGAGAACATCTTTCAGTGCTCAAGTTTTGGAAAGCGTGA
- the hemk2 gene encoding methyltransferase N6AMT1 isoform X1: MFSTPISSHVGRGEFTDVYDPAEDTFLLMDALERDVNEIKKLCPRICLEVGAGSGVVSVFLASIVGPGSFYLCTDINPLAAACSVESARSNGVNLQPIITDLVTGLLPRLQNQVDVLIFNPPYVVTPSEEVGSHGIEASWAGGERGREVMDRLFPQISALLSSQGLFYLVAVQDNNPEEIIQSLKSSSLKGTVLISRQAGREHLSVLKFWKA, from the exons ATGTTTTCGACACCTATCAGTTCCCACGTTGGCCGTGGAGAATTCACTGATGTGTACGATCCAGCAGAGGACACCTTCCTATTAATGGATGCCTTAGAAAGGGATGTGAATGAGATAAAGAAACTCTG TCCCAGGATCTGCCTTGAGGTTGGAGCAGGATCTGGCGTTGTTTCTGTTTTCCTAGCTTCTATTGTTGGGCCCGGATCATTTTATCT CTGTACAGATATTAATCCTTTGGCTGCTGCTTGCTCAGTGGAAAGTGCAAGATCTAATGGAGTGAACCTCCAGCCAATCATTACTGACCTG GTCACAGGATTATTGCCACGATTACAAAACCAAGTTGATGTGTTAATATTTAACCCACCCTATGTGGTGACTCCCTCAGAAGAA GTAGGCAGCCATGGCATAGAGGCATCTTGGGCTGGTGGTGAAAGAGGTCGGGAAGTCATGGATCGGCTATTTCCTCAGATCTCAGCCCTCTTGTCCAGTCAGGGATTATTTTATCTGGTTGCAGTTCAAGACAATAACCCAG AGGAGATAATACAGTCACTGAAGAGCTCTAGTTTAAAAGGGACTGTGCTTATTTCGAGGCAAGCGGGGAGAGAACATCTTTCAGTGCTCAAGTTTTGGAAAGCGTGA